From the genome of Pseudomonas sihuiensis:
GCGTGCGGCCAACCAGCGGCGACAGGGTGAAGGCCATGTAGTCCTCCATGGCCAGGGTACCGGCGGCGTACTGACGCATCAGCTCCTGCTCGTGGGCGAGGAAGGAGTCGCCGTCGGCCCAGCCGATCTTCACCATTTCCTGTGTCCACAGGCTGGCGCAGTCGCCGTGGATCAGGGTTTCGTCGAGATCGAAAATCGCCAGGGCCATCACGCCACCTCCCGGATTGCATCGGCGCCAATGGCCAGGCTGACGCTTTGGCCGTCGTGGTGCAGGTCGGCGGCGGAGCGGTTGAGCACATCCACCAGCAGCTCCACGCCGCGCGCTTCGACGCGGTAGCGGATCACGTTGCCGAGCAGGCTATGGCTGCGAATCTGCGCCTCGATGCCGCCGTCGGTGAAGTGAATGGCCTCCGGGCGAATCGCCACGCGGCTGCCGATCTGTTGGCCGAGCAGGCGGCTGGCAGCCTCGGCATCGAGCAGATTGTAGTTGCCGATAAAACCGGCGGCGAAGGCATCGGCCGGTGCGGTGTAGAGGGTTTCGGCGTCGCCGCTCTGGACGATCTGCCCGCCGTTCATCAGCACGATGCGGTCGGACAAGACCAGCGCCTCTTCCTGGTCGTGGGTGACGAAGATGGTGGTCAGGCCCAGCTCGCGCTGGATAGCGCGGATCTGCTCGCGCAGGTGTTTGCGGATGCGCGCATCCAGCGCCGACAGCGGCTCATCGAGCAGCAGCAGGCGCGGGCGGGTGACCAGCGAGCGGGCCAGGGCCACGCGCTGGCACTGGCCGCCGGAGAGCTGCTGCGGGTAGCGGTCGGCGTAGTCGCTGAGCTCCACCAGTTCCAGCACCTCGGCGACGCGCTTGCTGGCCTCGGCGGCTGGGACTTTCTGCATGCGCAGGCCGAAGGCGACGTTCTGTTGCACGGTCATATTGGGGAACAGCGCATAGCTCTGGAACACCATGCCGATGCCGCGCTTTTGCGGCGCAACGGGTACCAGGTCCTCGCCGCCCAGCAGGATCTGCCCGCCGTCGACTGCGGTCAGGCCGGCGATGCAGCGCAGCAGGGTGGACTTGCCGCAGCCGGACGGGCCGAGCAGGGTGATGAACTGACCCTGGCCGATCTCGATATTGATGTCGGTGAAGATGGGCGTTGCGCCGTAGCTTTTATGCAGGCCGCGGATATTCAGGTAACTCATGATTTGTCCTTGTTCAGACGGTTGGCTGCCCAGGTCATCAGCAGCACGAACATGAAATAGGAGATCACCAGGGCGCTGGTGAAGTGGCCGCTGTCGTTACGCATGTTGTACAGGTACACCTGCAGCGTCTCGTAGCGGCTGCCCACCAGCAGGTTGGCGAAGACGAATTCGCCGAACAGGAAGCTGAAGGACAGGAACACCGAAACCATCAAACCCTTGCGCAGATTCGGCAGCACCACCATGAAGGCCGCGCGCCAGGTGCTGGCGCCGAGCAGGTGGGCGGCGTCCATCAGGTCGCGCAGGTTGATCGCCTGCAAATTGTTGGTGATGGCCCGGTACATGAAGGGCAGGGCGATGGTGAAGTAGCAGCCGATCAGTATCCATGGCGTACCGAGGATCGGCAGCGGGCCGGATGCGAACAGCTGCATCAGGCCCACCGAGGACACCACCGGCGGAATGGCGAACGGCAGCAGGATCAGCACGTTCATCACGCCGTCGAGCTTGGGGAAGTGGTAGTTGACCACGAACAGCAGCGGCAGGATCAGCAGCAGTGCCAGCGCCAGGGCGCCGAAGCAGACCAGCAGCGAGCGGCCGAAGGCGGCGAGAAAGCGTGCATCGCTCCACAGCGCCACGTACCACTTGAAGGTGAAACCGCTGGGCAGGATGGTCGCCGACCAACTGGTGGACAGCGAATAGACCAGGGTGCCGAGCAGCGGCAGCAGCAGGATCAGAAACAGCAGGTAGACCACCAGTTGGTGGAACAGCGGCGAGCGTTTTTCAGCGGGTGACATGGTAGCTCCGGCGCAGCAGCCATTGGTGGACGATGGTGATCAGGGTCATCAGGCCGACCAGCACCATGGCCAGCGCGCTGGCCATGTTCGGGTCGAGGAAGATGTCGCCGGAAACCATCGCCGCGATACGGATCGGCAGGATGTTGAAGTTGCCAGTGGTCAGCGCATACACCGTGGCATAGGCGCCCAGGGCGTTGGCCAGGAGGATGACGAAGGTACCGAGCAGCGCCGGGGTCAGCACCGGCAGGCCGATATACCGCCAGAACTGCCAGGTGCTGGCGCCGAGCAGTTCGGCCGACTCGCGCCAGTCTTCGCGTAGGGCGTCGAAGGCCGGATAGAGCAGCAATACGCCGAGGGGAATCTGGAAGTAGGTGTAAAGGACGATCAGGCCGGTCTTGGAGTAGAGGTTGAAGTCCTCGATCACCCCCATCTGCTTGAGCAGGATGGTCAGCGCGCCGTTGAAGCCGAGCAGGATGATGAAGGCAAAGGCCAGCGGCACCCCGGAGAAATTGCTGGTCATGTTGGAGAAGGCCATGACGAAATCGCGCAGGCGGCTGCTGACCTGGCGCAGCGAATAGCTGCCGATGATGGCGATGACGATGCCGAACAGGCTCGACCAGAAGGCCACCTCCAGGCTGTGGCGCATGGCCTGGCGGTAGAACGCCGAGGAGAAGGCCTGCTGGAAGTTGCCCAGGCCCCAGCCTTCGGCGGTGTTCAGGCTGTTGCTCGCCACCCAGGCCAACGGTGCGATCTGGAAGGCGAAGAAGAACAGGGCGAAGGGTACCAGGCACAGCAGTGCCCAGCCCTTGCTGGAAATGGTGGACTTCATGCAAGCAGCTCCCTGCACCAGGGTTTGTCGTGGGCCGCGCCGAGTAGCTGGCAGATGGTGCCGCACAGCTCGGTCTGTTGTGGGCGGGCTGCAGGATCGAGGCTGAACGCGCTGCCGAGAACGATCAGCGGCACTTCGCGCTCTTCCGGCAGCACGCCGTTATGGCTGCGGTCGTTGTTCATGCCGTGGTCGGCGGTCACCAGGATCTGGTAACCGGCGTCGAGCCAGGTCTGGATGTATTCGGCCAGCAGCACGTCGGCCATGCGCGCGGCGTTGCGGTACTGCGAACTGTCGAGACCGTGCTTATGGCCGGCGTCGTCGATGTTCATCGGGTGCACCAGCAGCAGGTTGGGGCTGTGACGCTGGCGCAGGCTGTCGGCATCGGCGAACAGGTGCGAATCCGGGTAGTGGTCGGCGTAATAGAAGTGGCCGTGCTGGATCGGTAGCGACGGTTCAAAGGTGTGACGGTCGCGGGAAGCCTGGAAGGGGGCGCGGTTATACAGCTCGCTGACCCAGTGATAGGCCGCGGCGGCGGTGCTCAGGCCGGCGTCACGGGCGTAGTGGAAGATGCTGCGCTGATTCGACAGGCGCACCACATCGTTATTGACGATGCCGCTGTCGATGGGCGCCACGCCGGTGAGGATGCATTCGTAGAGCGGGCGGGACAGTGCCGGCAGTGCGCAATCGAGCTTGTACAGCGCGGCGCGCCCGGCCTGGCAGTAAGCCAACAGGTGGCCCAGCGCATGCTGGGCCACCTGATAGCTCAGGCCATCCAGTACCACCAGGATGACGTTGTGCTTCATGGATTTCTCTCGTTCGGTCGTAGCCCGGATGCAATCCGGGGGCGTACTTGGCGATTGCCCCGGATTTCATCCGGGCTACGGATCAATGGTGTCGCGGCCGCATCAATTCATATTGATGATCACGTGCTCCTGCCACAGGCGCGGCAGGGCCTTGGAGGTGGCCTCCCAGGCAGCGGCATCCTTGATCGGCTGGACCTTGGCGTACTGCTCTTGCGGCAGCAGCTTGGCCTGCACCTCGGCCGGCAGCTCGATGTGCTCGGCGCGGATCGGGCGGGCGTTGCCCTTGGCCAGGTTGATCTGCCCGGCGTCGCTCAAGATGTATTCGCGGGTCAGCTTGGCGGCGTTGGGGTTCTTCGCCCATTTGTTGATGATGGTGCTGTAGCCGGAGATCACCGAACCGTCGGACGGGATCAGCACCTCGAAGCGCTCGGGGTCGATCTGGTCGCGGTAGGACAGGCCGTTGAAGTCCCAGACGATGCCGACTTCCACTTCGCCCTTCTCCAGGGTCTGGATGGTCGGGTTGGCCAGCGACAGGCGACGCTGCTTGGCCAGTTCGCCATAGAAATCCAGCGCCGGTTGCACGTTGCTCTCGTTGCCGCCCATGGCGATGGCAGCGGCCAGTACGCCGTTCACGGCTTGCGCAGCGGTGCTCACGTCACCGGCAGAGACCTTGTAGGTGCCGGTCTTGAGGTCGGCCCAGGAGCGCGGAATGTCCTTGACCAGTTGCTTGTTGACGATGAAGGCGATGGAGCCGGTGTAGGCCAGCATCCAGTGACCGTCCTGGTCCTTGGCCCAATCCGGAATCTGCGCCCAGGTGCTCGGTTTGTACGGCTGGGTCACGCCTTGCTGTACGGCGATGGGGCCGAAGGCGGCGCCGACGTCACCGATATCGGCGGTGGCGTTTTCCTTTTCGGCGGCGAACTTGGCGATTTCCTGCGCCGAGCTCATGTCGGTGTCCTGATGCTTGAGACCGTAGAGGCGCGCCAGGTCCGCCCAGGTGTCTTTCCAGTTGGCCCAGCTGTCGGGCATACCCACGCTATTCACCGCGCCCTCGGCGCGTGCAGCCTGTTCCAGTGCCTGCAAGTCGGTGCCTTCGGCCATGGCGGAGGTCGCCAGGGCGATGGCCGAACCCATCAGTGAAGCCAGCAGCAGTTGTTTCATTGGAAACTCCTTTGCAGTGAGAGTGTTGGTCTAGATCAGCAATACCCGAGCCAATCTAAGCGCCTTCGATGACAGTTTTATGTCCGGCCACGGCTGGCAGATGTCTAGGTGCAGCGGGCCGGTGCGCTTCACAAGCGTAGACCATGGATAAGTGGCTGATTTGCTGGGCTGTGAGTAAGCATGGCGGTGGCATGCGGCGTGCTTGCAGCATGGCTGTCATCTATCAGTCATCTAGACTGCCTAGGCTTGTAACCCGTCTGAGCAAGTGACTTTTGCCCTGTCATGGGGCTGGACTAGTCCAAAAGGGGAAATTTTGATGCGCGAAGAAGCGCCACGGGCCGTCACCATCATCTGCCGCGCGTTGCAGGAGCAGATCGACCGGGGCCTGTTGCCCTCCGGCAGCAAGTTGCCGGCCGAGCGCAAGCTCAGTGAGTTGTTCGATACCACGCGCATCACCCTGCGTGAGGCGCTCGGCCAGTTGGAGGCGCAGGGGCTGGTCTATCGCGAGGAGCGTCGTGGCTGGTTCGTTTCGCCGCAACGGGTGGCCTACAACCCTCTGGTACGTACCCACTTCCACGCCATGGTCGCCGAGCAGGGGCGGGTACCGGCTACCGAGGTCCTGAGTGCGCGCTTGATGCCGGCCTCCGCGCAGATCTGTCAGGTGCTGGAGCTGCCGGCGCTGTCGAGCGTCTATCAGGTGTGCCGCGCGCGGCGCATCGACGGGCGCCTGGTGCTATATGTCGAGCACTACCTGAATCCGGCCTACTTCCCCGGCATTCTCGAGTTCGACCTGACTCGCTCGCTGACCGACCTGTATGCCAGCGAGTACGGCATCCACTACGGTCGCGTGCGCTTCGACATGGTACCCACCGCGCTGCACGCCGAAGCCGCGGCCAGCCTCAAGGTGGCACCGGGCAGCCCGGCGCTGCGCATCACCCGGGTCAACCGCGATCAGCACGGGCGCATCATCGACTGCGACCTGGAGTTCTGGCGCCACGACGCCATTCACGTCAGCGTCGAAGTCCCCGAGTAGGGTGCGCTGCGCGCACTGAGGTCGCCGGCAGACTGTGAATCGCCAGTGCGCAAGGACTACGGAGAGGCGATGCGCACGGCGCACCCTGCCGTTCGTCGGCTTCTGTGATGTTTTTGCGGCCAATGTCGAAATGTGCTCGCCGCGTTCGACTATCCAGTACCCACCCGCCAAGGAACTGGAGTGCGTCATGAAATACCTCTGCCTCGTCTACGCCAACGAACAGGAGCTGCACAGCTCCCCCGACAGCCCGCATGACAGCGAGTGCTTCGCCTACGCCAATGCAGTACAGGAGAGCGGGCGCATGCTCGCTGCCGAGGCGCTGCAGTCGGTGCAGACCGCCACCACCGTGCGCATGCGCGGCGGCAAGCTGGCGATCACCGACGGCCCCTTCGCCGAAACCAAGGAGCAACTGGCCGGCTTCTATCTGGTGGAGGCGCGCGACCTCAACGAGGCGATCCAGCTCGCCGGACACATTCCCGCTGCCCGTGTCGGCTGCGTGGAGGTGCGTCCGGTGCGTGAGCTGGATATCCAGCCGGCGCAGCTGCAGGCCGGCCAGCACTGAGCCGGCAAGGCTCGATCAACCGGGAGAACCGCTATGGATCGCCGCTATATCCCCGAAGTCGCCACGCGTGAGCAATGGCTGGCAGCGCGCAAGGCGCTGCTCGAGCAGGAAAAGGCGCTGACCCGTCAACGTGACGCGCTCAACCGCGCCCGCCGTGCCCTGCCCATGGTGCTGGTGGAAGAGGATTACCGCTTCGACGGCCCGCAGGGCGAAGTCGGTCTGGAGGCGCTGTTCCACGAGCGCAGCCAGCTGATCGTCTACCACTTCATGTACCACATGGATCGCGGCGAGGGCTGCGACGGCTGTTCCTGTCTGGTGGACAACATCGGCCACCAGTCCCACCTGCATGCTCGCGACACCAATCTGGTGCTGGTCTCGCGCGCGCCCTTGGCCGATCTCGAGGCCTTCAAGCGGCGCATGGGTTGGACCCTGCCCTGGTACAGCTCCTACGGCAGCCGCTTCAACTACGACTACCACGCCACCACCGACGAGCAGGTCGCGCCGGTCGAATACAACTACCGCGACAAGGACGAACTGCAGCGCCTGGGCCTGACCTATCACATCCAGGGCGAGCAGCCCGGTGTCAGCGTGTTCCTGCGTGACGGCGGGCGGATCTACCACACCTATTCCTGTTATGGCCGAGGGCTGGAAATGCTGATGAGCAGTTTCCATTTCCTCGACTTCACGCCTTTTGGCCGCGGCGAGGGTTGGGATGGTATGCCCGATCTGGACGGCAAGGGGCTCAACTGGACGCGCCTGCACGACGAGTACGAACAGACCGCGCCCACCCACGACTGCTGCGGCCACAAGGCCTGAACCTCGGTGAAGGAGAACGACATGAGTCAGCACGAACTGCAAGATGCCCTTAACGACTGGACCGAAGCCTGCCGCAGCAAGGACGTGGCGCGCATCATGAGTCACTACGTCGAGGACGTGGTGTCCTACGATGCCATCGGCCCGTTGCGTTTTCAGGGGCGCCCGGCGTACCAGGCGCATTGGCAGGCCTGTATGGAGATGTGCAGTGGCCCGGGGATGTTCGAACCGCACGAGCCGACCTTCACCGCCAGCGGCGATCTGGGCGTGACCCATTACCTGCTGCATTGCGGCGGCAGCAATGAAAAGGGCGAGCTGGAGACCTGCTGGATGCGCGTGACCCAGTGCCTGCGCCGCCAGGGCGGCCGCTGGCTGATCTTCCACGAGCATTTCTCTGCGCCGAGTGACATGGAAAGCGGCAAGGCGCTGTTCGATCTGCAGCCCTAGCAGGCTGTTGAAAAACTACCTGCGTTGCCATTGCTGCGTTAAAAACAGACTGGAGCGCCAGCCCGGTCGAAATACTCATTTACAACACGTAAAGTCGAGCGCGACCCCGGCCGTTTTTCGCCTGTTTTTGTGGGGCCGCCATCGGTATTGCACTGGCTTGCCTCGCCTACGTTTTTCAACGGCCTGCTAGCGAGCGGGGACTGCGCGATGGTCTGGTGCGTACCAGACCATCCTTAGCGCGCGACCAGTTCCAGCATGCGTTGCGCTTGCTGGCGTACGGCCTCACGCAACTCGACCGGCTGTTCGATGGTGAAGTCGAAGGACAGGCGTAGCAGTAGGCGAGCGAACCAGGTCGGGCTGTCGGTGCTGGTGGTCAGGCGCACGCTATTGCCTTCGGGCATCAGCAGACCGGCGTTGTGCCCGAGTTCGGCGATGGCACCGGCGAGGTCGGTGTGCAGCTGGATACTCACCGGGTAGGCTCGTGGCAGGGTGGCGATGCTGGTATTGAGGTGGGCGGCGGCATCGAAGGCTTCCGGCCGCTCGAAGTGGCTCTCCAGGGCGCGTACTTCGCGCAGCCGATCCAGACGGAAGGAACGCACCGCCTGGCGTAGGTGGCAGTAGCCGCTCATGTACCAGAAGCCCTGGCGGAACACCAAACCGTAGGGATCGACCTCGCGCTCGCTGCATTGGCCCTGATCGCTGCAATAGCTCACCCGCACCTGACGGCGCGCCTCGGCGGCGGCGGCGAGTTCGGCTAGCAGTTGCTGGTCGCCATTGGCGCGGCTGCGCGGCAGATCCAGAATGGCGCTCTGGCTCAGGGCGCGCACCCGCTGCTGCAGCCCCTTGGGCATTACCCGCTCCAGCTTGGCGCGGGCACTGGCCACCGCCACGGCGGTTTCTGCCAGGCCCAGATTGGCCGTCGCCAGCAGGCCCAGCGCCACCGCCTGAGCTTCCTCAGCCGTGAACATCAAGGGCGGCAGCTTGAAACCGGCCACCAGGCGGTAACCACCGTGCCGGCCGCGCTCGCTGGTCACCGGAATTCCCAGGTCCTCCAGGTGGCGGATGTAACGGCGCAGGGTGCGGCCGTCCACCTCGAGGCGCTCGGCCAGTTCGCGGCCGCTGAGCTGGCCATGACTTTGCAGCAGCTCCAACAGGGCGAGCACGCGGGTGGTGGGGCTGTTCATGGGAATCGCAGGCTCCGTAGTGCGGCGCTGTGCGCACCGGTCAAACCGCTAACTGTCTTGCTGCGCGCGCACTCAACAAAAACAGCGGTAGGCGATTTTATTAGGGCGGAATATAGCCTAATTGGCTCTTAGTCTGGAGGTAGGTCGACGCTAAAGGCGTGTCGGCCACCAGCAGACAAGGAGCACCCCTTATGCAACCGATACTGTTCTACGGCGTTCCGCAAGGCTGTTCGTTCGGCTCGATCGTAGCCCTCGAGTGGCTCGGCCAACCTTATCGCCTGTGCCGGGTCGAGATGCTCGAGCAACCCTGGGACCCGCTTTTCGAGCGGATCAACCCGCTCTATCAGACGCCCACGCTGCTGCTGGAGAACGGCGAGTTCCTGAGCGAGAGCCTGGCCATTCTCCTGAACCTGGCGGCGCGGTCGGTGGAGACGCCGCTGGGACCACGCCAGGGCAGCGACGAATTCGATGCACTCAGCCAGATGCTGTCCTACCTGGTGAGCGACTTTTTCTCCGCCTTCAACCCGCTGTGGCTGGCTTATGAAAAGGCTGAGCTGGACGAGCCGCAGCGCGAGCTGTTGCGCAGCCTCGGCGCAGAACAGGTGAAGGCGGGCTGTCGTTATCTCGATCGGTTGCTCAGCGAGCGTGACTGGCTGCTGGGTCAGCGACGCAGTCTGGCGGACGCCTACCTGAGCGGTGTCGGCCGCTGGGTCGACTACCACCAGTTGTTCGATCTGCGACACGACTACCCGCATCTGGCCCGCCACCTGGCGCGGCTCGCCAACGATCCAGCGGCGCGTTTCGCTCATGCGATCGAGCAGGGCATGACGGTTGAGGGCGCTGGCGGCTTCCTCGGCCATGTGGGCTTCCAACAACTGCGCGAAGGGTTGTGCGCAGCCTGAAAACCTATGGTGAGGTTTCGATGATCGACCATCTTTGTATCACCGTGGCCAACTTTCGCCGCAGTCGCGCCTGGTATCAGGCGGCCCTGGCGCCTTTGGGCTACGAGCTGAAATACGACGGCGAGCATGGCGCGGGGTTGGCCGCCGGCTTCGGTCCGCAGGCCGAGGAGCAGGCCGTGCTTTACCTGCTCAGTGCCGTCCCCGGGCGTGGTCAGTGCGAGCCGCTGGCGCATTTTTGCCTGCGTGTCGACAGCCAGGCGACAGTGCAGGCCTTTCATGCCGCGGCGCTGCAGGCCGGTGGCGAAGACAATGGCCGGCCCGGCCTGCGCGAAGAATATGGCTACTACGCCGCCTTCGTGCTTGACCCCGATGGCTACAACGTCGAGGTGGCCTGTTACGTCTGAACCTTCGTCACTGCTGGCCCAGCGCCGCGCAGGAAGGCTCGTAGCGCTGCTGGCAGGCGCTCTGGTACAGGCGCTGGGCCTGGTCAGGGTCGCGTGGTACGCCGCCTTCACCGCGACGGTAGAGGTTGCCCAGTACATGTTGCGCCATCGGGTTGCCCGCAGCGGCTGACTGGTTGAGGTACTTGAGCATGTCGCGCTGGTTGGCGAACTCAGGGGCGTCGCGGCCGGTGTAGAGGTAGGCCAGGCTCACTGCAGCCATGGCATGACCCTTGTCGGCGGCCTGCTTCCACCAGTACTCGGCCTGCTTGAGGTTCTTCTCCGGCTGGCCGACGAAGTAGCTGCTGCCGAGCTGGAACTGGCTTTCCAGATCACCACGCTGGGCCTGCTGGCGCAGTTGGTCCTGTTCGGTCTGGGTGATGGGCTGTTCCACCTGCGGCTGTTTTTCCGGCGCGCTGGAGTCAGGTTCACGCCCGGCGCAGCCCACCAGCAACGCGAGGGCGAGCAGGGCAGTGGTAGCGTGACGCAGGTTGATCGGGCTGGGCATGGCAGAAACTCCGTAGGCGGGAAACAGGGCAAGTCGCTATTAGGCTGACCCTGGACACCATAGTTCGCCGTCGTTGATCAGTCTGTCGCGGTGCGACTTCACACTCGCGTCATGAACTGCAATCCTGAGCGCTGATTTCGCTTACGAGGCAGTCATGAAGATCAGTGCGGATTTCGACAGTGGCAACATCCAGGTCGTCGACGCCAGCGACCCGCAGCGCGTAATGCTGGCCATGCGGCCGGACCTCAACAGCCACCATTTCCAGTGGTTTCACTTTCAGGCCGATGGTCTGCAACCTGGCCAGGGTTATGGCTTCTGCCTGACCAATGCCGGGCAGTCGGCCTACAACCGCGCCTGGGACGGTTACCAGGCCGTGGCCAGCTACGATCAGCAGGACTGGTTTCGCGTGCCCACCCGTTATGAGGACGGGCAACTGCACTTCGACTTGCAGGCCGAGCACGAGCGCGTCTGGTTCGCTTATTTCGAGCCTTACCCGCGGGCGCGGCATGAACGCCTGATCGCCAACGCGCTGGAGCGCGGCGCTGAACTGGTGGCCAGCGGTAGAAGCCTGGAAGGTCGCGATATCCAGCTACTGCGCATTGGCGGTCAGGCTGCCGCGCCGCGCAAGCTGTGGATCATCGCCCAGCAGCATCCGGGCGAGCACATGGCCGAGTGGTTCATGGAGGGGCTGATCGAGCGTTTGCAGAATCCGCAGGATGCCGAGATCGCCGCGCTGTTGGCCGAGGCAGAGTTCTATCTGGTGCCGAACATGAACCCGGACGGTGCCTATCGCGGTCATCTGCGCACCAACCATGCCGGGCAGGATCTCAATCGCGCCTGGCAGTCGGCCAGTTCCGAGCGCAGCCCCGAGGTGCTGTTCGTGTTGCAGCATATGCAGCGTATCGGCGTCGACCTGTTCCTCGATATTCACGGCGACGAGGAAATCCCTCACGTATTCACCGCAGGCTGTGAGGGCAATCCGGGCTACACCCCGCGTCTGGCTGCGCTGGAAGAAGACTTCCGCAGCCGTCTGGTGGGCATCGGCGCCGAGTTCCAGACCCGTTTCGGCTACCCGCGCGACGAACCCGGCCAGGCCAACCTGACCCTGGCCTGCAATGCCGTCGGCCAGGCCTTCGACTGCCTGTCGTTCACCATCGAGATGCCGTTCAAGGACCACGACGACAACCCGCAGCCGCGCACCGGCTGGAATGGCGCACGCTCGCAGAGGCTGGGGCAGGATGTGTTGACCGTGCTGGCGCAGATGGTCGGGCGCTTGCGCTGAAACTGGGCGTGCCGGCTGATGGCGTCTAAGCCGGTGCGCACGGCGCACCCTACGGGTTAACGTCGCGCAGGGTGCGTCAAAGTTGGCAGGCAAAAAAAGCCCGTCACGAGGACGGGCATAAAGTGCCGTTAACACACAGGAGTCAATAGGACGCAGTGATGCGTCCGGTATTACAGAATCGACAGCGGGTAGTTGATGATCAGACGGTTCTCGTGCAGATCCTGGCCAACGTCACGGCGGACGTCGGAGTTACGCCAGCGAATGTTCAGGTTCTTCAGGGTGCCTTCCTGAATGGTGTAGGCCAGTTCGGTTTCACGACTCCACTCTTCGGCATCGGTACGGCCGCCGGTGTGGATATTGGAGCCGCTGGTGTAGCGGTTCATCAGGGTCAGGCCCGGGATGCCGAGGCCGGCGAAGTTGTAGTCATGACGCAGCTGCCAGGAACGTTCCTCGGGGCTGTCGAAAGCAGACAGGAAACCGTCGTTGACCAGGGTGCCGCCACTGGCGCCGTCGATACGCAGGAATTTGGTATCACCGCTCAGTCGCTGGTAGGTGACCTGGAAGGTGTTGTTGCCCCTCTTGGCCGACAGCGCACCCTGATAGACCTTGTTGTCCAGGTCGCCGGCCTTGGCCGCGCCTTCGTCCTTGCCGTTGAAGTAGCCAAGGTTGGCACCCAGAACCCAGTCACCGACCGGTTGGCTGTGGGTCAGTTGCACGTAGCTCTGCTGATAGACGTCTTCCAGGCGTGCGTGCCAGACGCCGACCATGGTGTTGTTGCCGTTGAAACGGTACTCACCACCGCCGAAGTTGAAGTCATCGCCTTCTACACCGTTGAACGTCATGTCTTCACGGCTGGCATCGTGACGCTGGCTGTTCTTCCAGAACTGGCCGCCGTACAGGGTCAGGCCATCGATCTCGCTGGAAGTCAGCTGGGCACCCTGAAAGGTTTGCGGCAGCGAACGACCGTCGTCAGCGCGCAGGATCGGCAGCACGGCGAACCACTCGCCGACCTTCAGTTCGGTCTTGGAAATCTTGGCCTTGGCAGCTACGGCAGTACGGCCGAACTGGTCGGCGGCCTGGCCGTCGTCGTGGATCGGCATCAGTTGGGTGTTGGCAGCGCCGCGATTGCCGTCCAGCTTGATGCTGTACAGACCGAGCACGTCCAGGCCAAAGCCGACGGTGCCTTCGGTGAAACCGGAGCGCGCATCGAGAATGAAGTTCTGCGTCCAGCCTTCGGCCTGGCCCTGGCGCTCGCCACGGATCACGGGGTCGGTGCCGTTCAGGTAGTTGCGGTTGAAGTAATAGTTGCGCAGGCCGAGGGTGACCTTGGCGTCTTCGACGAAGCCGGCAGCGTGCGTGGTGGTCGGCATAACCAGGGCCAGAGCCGTGCTGCCGAGCAGGGCCAATGGAATGATGTTGCGTGCGGTCATTGTTGTTGTGCTCCCAGTTTTTGAACGAACCATCCCCTGCTGGTCTGCATCAGGACCTGCATGATGGGAATGTTGTGTTTGCCCCGTAGAGGGCGATAGCCCGGCCGAACGCGGCCGGTCATTGCTGGTGGCTGACGTCAGCCTCCGGCGAATCCGGTTCTATGGCGTGTGGCGGCGATGGATGCCGAGCAGGCGAGGGGCTGCTGCTCTGAGGGAGAGGCAAGGATAGTCATGTCATGGCCCTG
Proteins encoded in this window:
- a CDS encoding DUF899 domain-containing protein, whose amino-acid sequence is MDRRYIPEVATREQWLAARKALLEQEKALTRQRDALNRARRALPMVLVEEDYRFDGPQGEVGLEALFHERSQLIVYHFMYHMDRGEGCDGCSCLVDNIGHQSHLHARDTNLVLVSRAPLADLEAFKRRMGWTLPWYSSYGSRFNYDYHATTDEQVAPVEYNYRDKDELQRLGLTYHIQGEQPGVSVFLRDGGRIYHTYSCYGRGLEMLMSSFHFLDFTPFGRGEGWDGMPDLDGKGLNWTRLHDEYEQTAPTHDCCGHKA
- a CDS encoding VOC family protein; its protein translation is MIDHLCITVANFRRSRAWYQAALAPLGYELKYDGEHGAGLAAGFGPQAEEQAVLYLLSAVPGRGQCEPLAHFCLRVDSQATVQAFHAAALQAGGEDNGRPGLREEYGYYAAFVLDPDGYNVEVACYV
- a CDS encoding tetratricopeptide repeat protein encodes the protein MPSPINLRHATTALLALALLVGCAGREPDSSAPEKQPQVEQPITQTEQDQLRQQAQRGDLESQFQLGSSYFVGQPEKNLKQAEYWWKQAADKGHAMAAVSLAYLYTGRDAPEFANQRDMLKYLNQSAAAGNPMAQHVLGNLYRRGEGGVPRDPDQAQRLYQSACQQRYEPSCAALGQQ
- a CDS encoding M14 family metallopeptidase, with translation MKISADFDSGNIQVVDASDPQRVMLAMRPDLNSHHFQWFHFQADGLQPGQGYGFCLTNAGQSAYNRAWDGYQAVASYDQQDWFRVPTRYEDGQLHFDLQAEHERVWFAYFEPYPRARHERLIANALERGAELVASGRSLEGRDIQLLRIGGQAAAPRKLWIIAQQHPGEHMAEWFMEGLIERLQNPQDAEIAALLAEAEFYLVPNMNPDGAYRGHLRTNHAGQDLNRAWQSASSERSPEVLFVLQHMQRIGVDLFLDIHGDEEIPHVFTAGCEGNPGYTPRLAALEEDFRSRLVGIGAEFQTRFGYPRDEPGQANLTLACNAVGQAFDCLSFTIEMPFKDHDDNPQPRTGWNGARSQRLGQDVLTVLAQMVGRLR
- a CDS encoding OprD family porin; the encoded protein is MTARNIIPLALLGSTALALVMPTTTHAAGFVEDAKVTLGLRNYYFNRNYLNGTDPVIRGERQGQAEGWTQNFILDARSGFTEGTVGFGLDVLGLYSIKLDGNRGAANTQLMPIHDDGQAADQFGRTAVAAKAKISKTELKVGEWFAVLPILRADDGRSLPQTFQGAQLTSSEIDGLTLYGGQFWKNSQRHDASREDMTFNGVEGDDFNFGGGEYRFNGNNTMVGVWHARLEDVYQQSYVQLTHSQPVGDWVLGANLGYFNGKDEGAAKAGDLDNKVYQGALSAKRGNNTFQVTYQRLSGDTKFLRIDGASGGTLVNDGFLSAFDSPEERSWQLRHDYNFAGLGIPGLTLMNRYTSGSNIHTGGRTDAEEWSRETELAYTIQEGTLKNLNIRWRNSDVRRDVGQDLHENRLIINYPLSIL
- a CDS encoding YybH family protein, with product MSQHELQDALNDWTEACRSKDVARIMSHYVEDVVSYDAIGPLRFQGRPAYQAHWQACMEMCSGPGMFEPHEPTFTASGDLGVTHYLLHCGGSNEKGELETCWMRVTQCLRRQGGRWLIFHEHFSAPSDMESGKALFDLQP
- a CDS encoding glutathione S-transferase family protein, translated to MQPILFYGVPQGCSFGSIVALEWLGQPYRLCRVEMLEQPWDPLFERINPLYQTPTLLLENGEFLSESLAILLNLAARSVETPLGPRQGSDEFDALSQMLSYLVSDFFSAFNPLWLAYEKAELDEPQRELLRSLGAEQVKAGCRYLDRLLSERDWLLGQRRSLADAYLSGVGRWVDYHQLFDLRHDYPHLARHLARLANDPAARFAHAIEQGMTVEGAGGFLGHVGFQQLREGLCAA
- a CDS encoding helix-turn-helix transcriptional regulator, producing the protein MNSPTTRVLALLELLQSHGQLSGRELAERLEVDGRTLRRYIRHLEDLGIPVTSERGRHGGYRLVAGFKLPPLMFTAEEAQAVALGLLATANLGLAETAVAVASARAKLERVMPKGLQQRVRALSQSAILDLPRSRANGDQQLLAELAAAAEARRQVRVSYCSDQGQCSEREVDPYGLVFRQGFWYMSGYCHLRQAVRSFRLDRLREVRALESHFERPEAFDAAAHLNTSIATLPRAYPVSIQLHTDLAGAIAELGHNAGLLMPEGNSVRLTTSTDSPTWFARLLLRLSFDFTIEQPVELREAVRQQAQRMLELVAR